The Arachis ipaensis cultivar K30076 chromosome B07, Araip1.1, whole genome shotgun sequence genome includes a window with the following:
- the LOC107605905 gene encoding protein DMR6-LIKE OXYGENASE 1, translated as MASAASPSEITSIKAFAESNGSSPIPSTYHSLTEPRDDVADHLACSIPVIDFSHLTSHDPQIHASTVHQLANACAQWGFFLLTNHGISEKLMEEVMEKSHEFHNLPLEEKEEFADKGPLTAIRHGTSFHPQAEKLHYWRDYLKVITLPQFNFPHKPPGYKEIAFEYSRKIRGVARELLKGISESLGLDAESIIESTGFDSGLQIFAVNLYPPCPEPDLAVGLPPHSDHGLLTLLTQNGIGGLQVKHTGKWVNVNPLPNCLIVNTGDQLEAVSNGRYKSVMHRAVLNNRDTRISLVLVNGPDLDKEIGPALGLLEKEDPLFKTMKYRDYFEIQQMTRFAYKSGLDEIRLN; from the exons ATGGCTTCTGCTGCATCACCATCTGAGATAACAAGCATAAAAGCATTTGCAGAATCAAATGGTTCGTCTCCCATCCCTTCCACCTACCACTCCCTAACAGAACCCCGTGATGATGTCGCCGACCACCTTGCATGCTCAATCCCAGTCATTGACTTCTCTCACCTCACTTCCCATGACCCTCAAATCCACGCCTCAACCGTCCACCAACTCGCCAACGCCTGCGCCCAATGGGGTTTCTTCCTG CTGACGAACCATGGGATCTCGGAGAAACTGATGGAGGAAGTTATGGAAAAGAGTCACGAGTTTCACAACCTTCCTTTGGAAGAAAAGGAGGAGTTTGCGGATAAAGGGCCTTTAACAGCAATAAGGCATGGAACTAGCTTCCATCCTCAAGCTGAGAAGCTTCATTATTGGAGAGATTATCTCAAAGTCATCACACTCCCCCAATTCAACTTCCCTCACAAACCACCTGGTTACAA GGAGATTGCATTTGAATATAGCCGAAAAATAAGAGGTGTAGCAAGGGAATTGCTTAAAGGAATCTCAGAGAGCTTGGGATTGGATGCTGAGTCAATAATAGAGTCAACGGGTTTTGACTCAGGGTTGCAGATATTTGCTGTGAATCTGTACCCGCCATGTCCGGAGCCAGACCTTGCTGTTGGATTGCCTCCACATTCAGATCATGGCCTTCTCACACTCCTCACTCAGAATGGAATTGGAGGTCTTCAGGTCAAACACACTGGCAAATGGGTCAACGTTAATCCCCTCCCTAATTGCCTCATTGTCAACACTGGGGATCAACTTGAG GCTGTGAGTAATGGGAGGTACAAAAGTGTGATGCACAGGGCAGTACTTAACAATCGTGACACCAGGATTAGTCTCGTGCTTGTAAATGGACCTGATCTCGATAAGGAAATTGGGCCTGCACTGGGCCTGTTGGAGAAAGAGGACCCATTGTTCAAAACCATGAAATACAGGGACTATTTTGAAATTCAGCAGATGACTCGATTTGCTTATAAAAGTGGCTTGGACGAGATTCGCCTTAACTGA
- the LOC107605906 gene encoding protein BOBBER 1, with amino-acid sequence MAIISDFNEDDHKETRTKLSSSSSQSPSSSSSSSSSFSASFDPSNPVAFLQKVFDFVNQESDFFGTDAAEKEIASLARATRDKRKKKAEELKAAAAAEAEAKKKAEKRLKEEKEHKSAQDTKKQESAAKIVPNKGNGMDLEKYSWTQTLQEVTVNVPVPSGTKSRFVICEIKKNHIKVGLKGQPPIIEGELYKPVKPDDCYWSIEDQSAISILLTKHDQMEWWKCLVKGDPEIDTQKVEPENSKLSDLDPETRQTVEKMMFDQRQKSMGLPTSDELQKQELLKKFMAEHPEMDFSRAKIA; translated from the exons ATGGCGATCATCTCCGATTTCAACGAAGATGACCACAAAGAAACTCGCACCAAACTCTCATCTTCCTCCTCTCaatccccttcttcttcttcctcttcctcctcatcgTTCAGCGCCAGCTTCGATCCCTCAAATCCCGTCGCTTTTCTCCAGAAGGTCTTCGATTTCGTCAACCAAGAAAGTGACTTCTTTGGAACTGACGCGGCAGAGAAAGAGATCGCCTCACTGGCACGTGCCACTAGGGACAAGCGCAAGAAGAAAGCGGAGGAGCTCAAGGCTGCCGCCGCCGCCGAGGCTGAAGCCAAAAAGAAGGCAGAGAAGAGGctgaaggaggagaaggagcacAAGTCTGCTCAAGACACGAAGAAACAAGAATCTGCTGCTAAAATAG TTCCTAACAAAGGTAATGGTATGGATCTGGAGAAATATTCCTGGACTCAGACTCTACAGGAGGTCACTGTTAATGTTCCGGTGCCAAGTGGAACCAAATCAAGGTTTGTTATCTGTGAGATTAAGAAGAACCATATAAAAGTTGGACTTAAAGGCCAGCCACCAATTATTGAG GGGGAACTATATAAGCCTGTCAAGCCTGATGACTGCTATTGGAGCATAG AGGATCAAAGTGCGATTTCTATCCTTTTAACCAAGCATGATCAAATGGAGTGGTGGAAATGCTTGGTAAAAGGTGATCCTGAAATTGATACCCAAAAAGTTGAACCTGAGAATAGCAAACTTTCTGATCTCGATCCAGAGACTCGGCAGACTGTTGAAAAAATGATG TTTGATCAGAGGCAAAAGTCAATGGGTCTTCCAACCAGTGATGAACTCCAAAAGCAAGAACTCCTAAAGAAATTTATGGCTGAG CATCCGGAGATGGACTTCTCAAGGGCAAAAATAGCATAA